In Gammaproteobacteria bacterium, the sequence CGGATTCGTCTAGCGCCGCCAGCGCGCTCGCGTGTTTGAGCGCGACGTCGTGCACGTGACGCAACCAGTTGTCGATCAGGCCGAAGCGCGAACCGGCCACGGACGCCTGCACGCCGCCGCAACTGTAGTGGCCGCAGACGATGACATGCTTGACGCGGAGTACGTCTACCGCAAATTGCAGCACGGACAGGCAATTAAGGTCCGTATGCACCACCACATTGGCAACGTTGCGATGCACGAAAATCTCGCCCGGCATCAGCCCGATGATCTGGTTGGCGGGCACGCGGCTGTCGGCGCAACCGATCCATAAATATTCCGGCGCTTGCTGGCGCGACAGGCGCGCGAAGAAATCCGGCTCGCGCGAAACGATCTCGCGCGCCCATGCGCGATTATTGTTAAACAGATGATTTAAATCACTCATTGTAGAGGTACCAGCCATTTTCGGCGGTTTAAGTTGGAGTAATCGGACAGGGTCGACGTAAGCCAA encodes:
- the can gene encoding carbonate dehydratase translates to MSDLNHLFNNNRAWAREIVSREPDFFARLSRQQAPEYLWIGCADSRVPANQIIGLMPGEIFVHRNVANVVVHTDLNCLSVLQFAVDVLRVKHVIVCGHYSCGGVQASVAGSRFGLIDNWLRHVHDVALKHASALAALDESDKVNRLCELNVIEQVANVAQTTVVRDAWERGQPLAIHGWVYGLADGLVRDLNATVSRAQDAVASHAAALATINNR